In the genome of Photobacterium sp. TLY01, one region contains:
- a CDS encoding septal ring lytic transglycosylase RlpA family protein: MHTVSKSLAFSLSVALLMAGCSTTQSDRYQIKDDRAPERSPTLDHIEDAQPRYEPKSLAGNSDYTLRGQSYRIVPAEQPFSEEGLASWYGKKFHGHKTSNGEIYDMYSMTAAHKTLPLPSYVRVTNTNNGKSAIVRVNDRGPFHEGRIIDLSMAAATKLDVVGHGTAPVRIELLQMPKPDSTAEWQSANPKWFFVQLAAFSDLSTAQLAAQKLKSEFNTQVEVKQAESATVYRLRLGPYLDSAEAEIQRNKARANQFPQAFVVSEQRELN; encoded by the coding sequence TGCTCATGGCAGGGTGCAGCACCACCCAATCAGACCGTTATCAGATCAAAGATGACCGCGCGCCAGAGCGTTCCCCGACGCTGGACCATATTGAAGATGCCCAGCCAAGATACGAGCCCAAAAGTCTGGCCGGTAACTCGGATTACACACTCAGAGGCCAGTCCTACCGTATTGTACCGGCCGAACAGCCTTTTAGCGAAGAAGGCCTGGCCTCATGGTACGGCAAGAAATTCCATGGTCACAAAACGTCTAACGGCGAAATTTATGACATGTACTCAATGACAGCAGCCCATAAAACCTTACCGCTGCCCAGCTATGTCAGAGTGACCAATACCAATAATGGTAAAAGCGCCATTGTCCGGGTTAACGACCGCGGCCCGTTCCATGAAGGACGTATCATCGATCTCAGCATGGCCGCAGCCACCAAGCTGGATGTGGTTGGCCACGGCACCGCGCCGGTCAGAATTGAGCTGTTGCAGATGCCGAAACCAGATTCCACCGCAGAGTGGCAAAGTGCAAACCCCAAATGGTTCTTTGTGCAATTGGCGGCCTTCAGTGATCTCAGCACAGCCCAGCTCGCTGCACAGAAGCTCAAATCAGAGTTCAATACTCAGGTGGAAGTAAAACAGGCCGAGTCCGCGACTGTCTACCGGCTGCGTCTGGGGCCGTATCTTGACTCCGCGGAAGCGGAGATACAACGAAACAAAGCCCGGGCAAACCAATTTCCGCAAGCCTTTGTTGTTTCTGAACAACGAGAGTTGAACTAA